The DNA segment CCTACGACTGGCGGCTGGGCGATACGCTCCGCACCTGTAACGGCGACTTGGATGCCGCCGCTCCCACCGCGTACACGGAACAATCCATCCCCGTCACCGGCTTGGTCCTGAATCCCGGAGCGCTCTACCTCGGCGTCACTCTGGAGAAGACCGGCTCAGACACGTATGCACAGCTACTCAACGGCGACCGCACCATCGGCGCCCTCGGTATCTGGGTCCACGTCTCCGCACCGCTCGGCCACCAGGGCCACGCGATCCGCTGGACCCTGGAGATCCGAGCAGCCAAGCCCGCCCGGATCTATCCGGGAATGACCTTCGGCAAGCTCGTCTTCCTCACCGCCCTCGGCGCCCCGGCCAGCTACCAGCAACAACGCGCCAAGTACGCGGCCACGAACGGCATCGACATCTCCCGCCTGTACGAAGAGATCCCCCAAGGAGCGCTGTGAGTTCCGCCGTACGCCCGGCCACAGGTCCGCTGGCCGCCACCTTCCTGGACCTCCCGGCCGGAAGTCCTGGCGGCAGCGTCGAACTCTTCCTAAACCTCTACACGGGAGACAATCCCCTCATCCCCGCACGGGCCTTCATGCTGGCGCCTGTCGGCCACAGGCCCCGTCTCCCGGCCGGGCTCGACCTGCTGGCAGTCTCGGGGAAGTGTCTGGAAGGCGCCGGCTTCAACCGCTACGTCGCAGCCCTGCGCCAGGCCCTGCTTGCCGCGATCAACCCAGCGCAGGTCGGCGTACTGCATCTGCAGCACCTCACGTTCGGCGCCACCCCCGCGTTAGCCCGGGCTCTGCCATCGCACCCCAGGATCGCATTGGTCCATGGCACCGACCTGATCTTCGCCGAAGCTCACCGGGGCCAACTCCAAGTCCTGCAGGAGACAACAAGGGCGGCCGACGCCATCGCGGTCCCCACCAATGCCATGGCCGACCGCCTGCTCAAACTCGCCCCGCAAGCCGACCGCCGCAAGATCGTCCACATCCCCTGGGGCATTCCCGACCATCTGCTCACCGATCCGCCGACCCGGCCCGCCCGAATCTCGGCCAGTCACCTGCGGGTTCTGTACGCGGGGCGGCTGACGGTCGAGAAGGGTGTCGAGCACCTGATCAGGAGTCTGGCGCCGATACCAGGTATCGAGCTGAGCATCGCCGCCCCCCAACCTCAGTTCCACGCCGTGGCTCCGCTGCTTCAACGGGCCGGAGTACGGGCCCGGTATCTCGGCTGGCTCCGCCGTCCACAGCTGTGGAGGACCTTCACCGAGCACGACGTACTGGCCATACCGTCCACCACCCTGGAGGCCATGGGGCTGGTCGCGCTGGAGGCCCAAGCGTGCGGTCTGCCCGTCCTCTACCAGCCCGTGCCCGGCCTCAACGAGGTCCTTGCCACGTCCGGAGTGGCCACCGACTTCACCCACTCCGCCGCGCTCGCCCGCGACCTGGGTCGGCTGCGCACCGCGCCGGGCCTACTGCCCGCACTTCGGCAGGCGGGCTACGCGAACGCCGCCCGCTATCCACTCTCGGCGACCGCTCAGGACCTGACCACACTTGGTCAGCAGCTCACCTAATGCGGGGCCGGCAGATCGAGGCTGCGGCAGAGCCGATGCTTGGTCGCAGCCTCACGCTGTCCCTGGTTGTCACCCGACACCAAGGCGGAAGCATCCCCGAACCTTTCACCCGCGTCACTACGCTGACGACTGGATGCCGACTGCGAACAGGGAGACCATGACGTACCGCACCGATCGCATCGAGCAGCTGCTGGGGCAAGGCGTCCGAGACAAGGTCTACCCAGGCGCTGTGTGGGCCATTGGCGATGCCGTCGGCATCAGTGCGTCGGGCACGACAGGCGTCCTTGACCCCGACGAGCCGGATGCTCCGATGCGCCTGGACACCGTCTTCGATGCCGCTAGCCTCACCAAGATCCTCGCCGTCTGGTCCTCGATCGGTGCTCTCTGGGAGGACGGCAAGCTCGACCTCGACATCTCGCTCGACACCTTCTGGCCCGAAGTCATTGGATACCCGCTCGGAGCGGCCACCGCCCGACAGCTACTGACCCACACCGCCGGCCTCCCACTGCGGGCCCAGCTGAAGAACCTCTACGGCACCGATACCCAGGACATCCGCGACGGCGTCCTGCATGAAGCCTCGCACCGCCAGCCCGGCGAGGCCGTCGAGTACACCGACCGAGCCGCCCTCGTCCTCGGCTACCTCGCCGAACATCTCTCCGGCGAGAGCCTCAGCCGCATTTCCGCGGAACGGACTTGGCAGCCACTCGGGATGCACTCCACCCGCTTCGGGCCGCTGCCAGTCGAGGTCGCCGCCCGCTGCGCGCCGACCGAACTCGACCAAGACATCGATACACACCTCAAGGGCGTCGCCCACGACTTCTCCGCCCGCCTGCTGGGCGGAGCATGCGGAATCGCGGGCGTCTTCACGGTCCTCGACGACCTCGCCGCATTCCTGCACTACATGATCGAACCCGCGACCGCCCCTGCACGCGCCGGGTTCGGCCCGGCCTGGACCGCAGAATCACTGACCGTCCAGACCGGAGCCCTGGAACCCGTACGCGGACTGTTCTGGCACCCCGCGCCCGGCACCGTCGCCTCCGACGACGTCTG comes from the Streptomyces sp. NBC_01471 genome and includes:
- a CDS encoding deoxycytidine triphosphate deaminase; the protein is MILTGPAIAAAITAGEITISPYDPTRLSPNAYDWRLGDTLRTCNGDLDAAAPTAYTEQSIPVTGLVLNPGALYLGVTLEKTGSDTYAQLLNGDRTIGALGIWVHVSAPLGHQGHAIRWTLEIRAAKPARIYPGMTFGKLVFLTALGAPASYQQQRAKYAATNGIDISRLYEEIPQGAL
- a CDS encoding serine hydrolase domain-containing protein, which translates into the protein MTYRTDRIEQLLGQGVRDKVYPGAVWAIGDAVGISASGTTGVLDPDEPDAPMRLDTVFDAASLTKILAVWSSIGALWEDGKLDLDISLDTFWPEVIGYPLGAATARQLLTHTAGLPLRAQLKNLYGTDTQDIRDGVLHEASHRQPGEAVEYTDRAALVLGYLAEHLSGESLSRISAERTWQPLGMHSTRFGPLPVEVAARCAPTELDQDIDTHLKGVAHDFSARLLGGACGIAGVFTVLDDLAAFLHYMIEPATAPARAGFGPAWTAESLTVQTGALEPVRGLFWHPAPGTVASDDVWVHYGFTGTGMWISPRQRRWALLLTNKLYYTRDRQPLTDIRNTFRGLAFD
- a CDS encoding glycosyltransferase family 4 protein, producing MSSAVRPATGPLAATFLDLPAGSPGGSVELFLNLYTGDNPLIPARAFMLAPVGHRPRLPAGLDLLAVSGKCLEGAGFNRYVAALRQALLAAINPAQVGVLHLQHLTFGATPALARALPSHPRIALVHGTDLIFAEAHRGQLQVLQETTRAADAIAVPTNAMADRLLKLAPQADRRKIVHIPWGIPDHLLTDPPTRPARISASHLRVLYAGRLTVEKGVEHLIRSLAPIPGIELSIAAPQPQFHAVAPLLQRAGVRARYLGWLRRPQLWRTFTEHDVLAIPSTTLEAMGLVALEAQACGLPVLYQPVPGLNEVLATSGVATDFTHSAALARDLGRLRTAPGLLPALRQAGYANAARYPLSATAQDLTTLGQQLT